A single genomic interval of Rosistilla ulvae harbors:
- the pckA gene encoding phosphoenolpyruvate carboxykinase (ATP) has translation MTTIDLKELGITVQDIKRNTAPSELYEEAIRREPGTTISDLGALIAYSGTKTGRSPSDKRITRSPEAEDEVWWGSVNISLEKHSFEVNRERASDYLNTLDRLYVFDGFAGWDPKYRIKVRVICGRPYHALFMHNMLIRPTPEELADFGEPDCTILNAGAFPANRYTTGMTSKTSVDLDLATREVVILGTEYAGEMKKAVFTLMNYLMPKQGVLSMHCSATVDPQRTHSTILFGLSGTGKTTLSADPNRLLVGDDEHCWSDDGVFNIEGGCYAKAIYLTREAEPQIFDALRFGAVLENVVYDKADHHVDFDNTSITENTRGAYPIEFIDNAAIPCVAPHPTNIIFLTCDAFGVLPPVAKLTAEQAEYHFISGYTAKVAGTEVGVTEPQATFSPCFGGPFLVWHPGKYAELLSSKIAQHGVNVWLINTGWTGGAYGTGSRIRLKHTRAIIDAIHAGTLVDAPTSTDPWFGFQTLRAVPGVPDEILAPQSTWSDPAAYDQAAAKLVELFRNNFKSYESGVRADVLAAGPKAK, from the coding sequence ATGACCACGATCGACCTGAAGGAACTTGGGATCACGGTTCAAGACATCAAGCGCAACACAGCGCCGTCGGAACTGTACGAAGAAGCGATTCGACGCGAACCGGGGACGACGATCTCCGATCTCGGTGCGTTGATCGCCTACTCGGGGACGAAAACGGGTCGATCCCCGTCGGACAAACGGATCACCCGATCGCCCGAGGCGGAGGATGAAGTCTGGTGGGGCAGCGTCAATATTTCGCTGGAGAAGCACAGCTTTGAAGTCAATCGCGAGCGTGCCAGCGATTACCTGAACACCCTGGATCGGTTGTACGTCTTCGATGGATTCGCCGGTTGGGATCCGAAATACCGGATCAAGGTCCGCGTGATCTGCGGTCGGCCCTACCACGCGTTGTTCATGCACAATATGTTGATCCGGCCGACGCCGGAAGAGCTAGCCGATTTTGGCGAGCCCGATTGCACGATCCTCAATGCCGGTGCCTTCCCGGCCAATCGCTACACAACGGGGATGACGTCTAAGACCAGCGTCGATCTCGACCTGGCGACTCGCGAAGTCGTGATCCTGGGGACCGAATACGCCGGCGAGATGAAGAAGGCGGTCTTCACGCTGATGAATTATTTGATGCCCAAACAGGGCGTCTTGTCGATGCATTGTTCGGCCACCGTCGATCCGCAGCGGACCCATTCGACGATCCTGTTTGGTCTGTCGGGAACCGGCAAGACGACGCTCTCGGCCGATCCGAATCGCTTGCTTGTCGGCGATGATGAGCACTGTTGGTCCGACGATGGCGTCTTTAATATCGAAGGGGGCTGTTACGCCAAAGCGATCTATTTGACGCGCGAAGCCGAGCCGCAGATCTTCGACGCGCTGCGTTTTGGCGCGGTTCTGGAGAACGTCGTCTACGACAAAGCCGATCATCACGTCGACTTCGACAACACCTCGATCACCGAAAATACGCGAGGCGCTTATCCGATCGAGTTCATCGATAACGCAGCGATCCCCTGCGTCGCGCCGCATCCGACCAACATCATCTTCCTGACATGTGATGCCTTCGGGGTGTTGCCGCCGGTCGCCAAGTTGACCGCCGAACAAGCGGAATACCATTTCATCAGTGGCTACACAGCCAAAGTGGCTGGGACCGAAGTTGGCGTGACCGAACCGCAGGCGACGTTTTCACCCTGCTTCGGCGGCCCGTTTTTGGTCTGGCATCCGGGCAAATATGCCGAACTGTTGTCGAGCAAGATCGCCCAGCACGGCGTCAACGTCTGGTTGATCAACACCGGTTGGACCGGCGGAGCGTACGGCACCGGATCGCGGATTCGGTTGAAACACACCCGCGCGATCATCGATGCGATCCACGCCGGCACCCTGGTCGACGCACCGACAAGCACCGATCCGTGGTTCGGATTTCAAACGCTCCGCGCCGTTCCGGGAGTCCCCGACGAGATCCTCGCGCCGCAGTCGACCTGGAGCGATCCGGCAGCCTACGACCAAGCGGCCGCCAAGCTTGTCGAACTGTTCCGCAATAACTTCAAGAGCTACGAATCGGGCGTCCGCGCCGACGTCTTAGCGGCTGGACCGAAAGCGAAATAG
- a CDS encoding c-type cytochrome has translation MNRLSLLSAVLMCCAVFELSDASAQGSKKLAWLKTKPEAQWIWSEGEITAQQPIYVRKSFEITGPVKSAKVFTTCDNRMTLWINGKEVGKSPDWPNPIHKDVTKLLKSGRNTIAIAGQNNGGTAALVFKLAINAEAKGSSQTIVSDGSWKLSKAAPADGWTDIAFNDSGWADKVKVIRPLGGAPWGIPGANGSPAAGEVTAPEDLNVADGFAVELIYTVPKDEQGSWVVLDKGPDGSLIACDQGGKGLYSIQIKESTDGPQADVQPMNIANPDGNGTLSGSQGLLWAFDALWFHKNGGHLYRITDSDGDGRLDKSEQLPSKTGGGEHGNHALILSEDGKSIYMDGGNHAPLHDVTRRRVQSWQEDHLLTRMWDARGHARGVMAPGGWVTQLDPVSLQQELVCIGFRNQYDIAMNRFGDIFTFDADMEWDLGMPWYRPTRICHVVSGADFGWRSGTGKWPTYYEDSLPPTLEIGPGSPTGVASGVGAKFPAKYQDAIFALDWTFGTIYAIHPTPEGASYTATSEAFVTGVPLPVTDATVGVDGHLYFTVGGRGTQSGLYRVRYVGSESTAANQTEALPSDVADARAIRKQLEEFHGRHDAAAVDTAWPHLSSTDRFIRNAARVAIESQPTDQWAERAMNESDPQARITAAVALARMGDAKHQQPLIESLLELEPAKLSVSQTLGLLRAYALTFIRMGRPTSELADRVIDRLNPHLPNKNADINTELVRVLTYLEAPQIVAKTLQLIEDRAAPEVPDWSELADRNAGYGGTVRAVLENHPPSREIGYALMLRNLRNGWTVDQRRSYFEFLNAAAKGSGGASFPGFMTNIREEALENSTNEQRAAVADITGEDFNPVPDFEIKPIEGPGRKWTTETAIQQSANKFNQADFERGRSLYFATSCGKCHRVGGLGGSIGPDLTSIRNKFDVRYLVEHIIEPSKVISDQYQSSVVLTLDGRSITGLVSEEDGKLVIFPADANADPVVVDADDVDEVRSSPVSQMPVGLIDGLNPDELRDLLAYLMSGGDPKETKVYGKR, from the coding sequence AAAACCAAGCCGGAGGCGCAGTGGATTTGGTCTGAAGGGGAGATCACCGCGCAGCAACCGATCTATGTCCGCAAATCGTTCGAGATCACCGGTCCGGTGAAATCGGCGAAGGTCTTCACGACCTGCGACAACCGAATGACGCTGTGGATCAATGGCAAGGAAGTCGGAAAGAGTCCCGATTGGCCCAATCCCATCCACAAAGATGTCACCAAGCTTTTGAAGTCGGGTCGCAATACCATCGCGATCGCGGGGCAGAACAACGGTGGGACCGCGGCGTTGGTTTTCAAGCTCGCGATCAATGCCGAAGCTAAAGGCAGCTCGCAAACCATCGTTTCGGATGGATCGTGGAAGCTTTCGAAGGCGGCACCCGCCGACGGATGGACCGACATCGCGTTTAACGATTCCGGATGGGCCGACAAGGTCAAAGTCATCCGGCCGCTTGGTGGTGCTCCTTGGGGAATCCCAGGTGCCAACGGTTCGCCCGCGGCTGGCGAAGTGACGGCGCCGGAAGATCTGAACGTCGCCGACGGATTTGCTGTCGAACTGATCTACACGGTTCCCAAAGACGAACAGGGCTCTTGGGTCGTGTTGGACAAAGGGCCCGACGGTTCGCTGATCGCGTGCGACCAGGGGGGCAAAGGGCTCTATTCGATCCAGATCAAAGAATCGACCGACGGCCCGCAAGCCGATGTGCAACCGATGAACATCGCCAATCCCGACGGCAACGGCACGCTTTCGGGATCTCAAGGTTTGTTGTGGGCGTTTGATGCGCTGTGGTTCCACAAAAATGGAGGTCATCTGTATCGGATCACTGACAGCGATGGCGATGGCCGGCTGGACAAGAGCGAGCAGCTGCCAAGCAAGACCGGCGGCGGCGAGCATGGCAATCACGCGTTGATCCTGAGCGAAGATGGCAAGTCGATCTACATGGATGGCGGCAATCATGCTCCGTTGCACGACGTCACTCGCCGGCGGGTGCAATCGTGGCAAGAGGATCATCTGCTGACGCGGATGTGGGACGCCCGTGGGCACGCCCGCGGCGTGATGGCTCCCGGCGGCTGGGTCACTCAGCTCGATCCCGTCAGCCTGCAACAGGAACTCGTCTGCATTGGCTTCCGCAACCAATACGACATCGCGATGAATCGTTTCGGCGACATCTTCACCTTCGATGCCGACATGGAATGGGATCTGGGGATGCCGTGGTATCGCCCGACGCGGATCTGCCATGTGGTCAGCGGCGCCGACTTTGGCTGGCGCAGCGGTACTGGCAAATGGCCAACCTATTATGAAGACAGCTTGCCACCGACGCTGGAGATCGGCCCCGGTTCGCCGACCGGTGTCGCGTCGGGCGTGGGAGCAAAATTCCCCGCGAAATATCAAGATGCGATCTTCGCGTTGGACTGGACCTTTGGAACGATCTACGCGATCCATCCGACTCCGGAAGGGGCCAGCTACACCGCGACCAGCGAAGCCTTTGTCACCGGCGTCCCGTTGCCAGTGACCGATGCGACCGTTGGCGTCGATGGGCACTTGTACTTCACCGTCGGCGGACGCGGCACCCAATCGGGGCTGTATCGTGTGCGATACGTTGGCAGCGAAAGCACCGCCGCGAATCAAACCGAAGCGTTGCCAAGCGACGTCGCTGACGCTCGGGCTATTCGCAAGCAGTTGGAAGAATTTCATGGGCGTCACGATGCGGCAGCTGTCGACACGGCGTGGCCTCATTTGAGCAGCACCGACCGTTTCATCCGCAACGCCGCCCGAGTTGCGATCGAATCGCAGCCGACCGACCAATGGGCTGAACGGGCGATGAACGAATCCGATCCGCAAGCTCGGATCACCGCCGCCGTGGCGTTGGCGCGCATGGGCGACGCTAAACATCAGCAGCCATTGATCGAAAGCCTGTTGGAGTTGGAGCCCGCCAAGCTTTCCGTATCGCAAACGCTCGGATTGTTGCGCGCCTACGCGTTGACTTTTATTCGCATGGGGCGCCCGACGTCGGAGCTCGCCGATCGCGTGATCGATCGCTTGAACCCGCATCTGCCGAACAAAAACGCAGACATCAACACGGAACTGGTCCGCGTCTTGACCTATCTCGAAGCGCCCCAGATCGTTGCCAAGACGCTGCAATTGATCGAGGATCGCGCGGCGCCGGAGGTTCCCGATTGGTCGGAACTGGCCGACCGCAACGCTGGCTACGGCGGCACGGTTCGCGCGGTTTTGGAGAACCATCCGCCATCGCGTGAGATCGGGTATGCCCTGATGCTGCGGAACCTGCGCAATGGTTGGACCGTCGACCAGCGCCGCAGCTACTTTGAGTTCTTGAACGCCGCGGCGAAGGGATCGGGCGGTGCGAGCTTCCCCGGATTCATGACGAACATCCGCGAGGAGGCGTTGGAGAATTCGACGAACGAACAACGGGCAGCGGTCGCCGATATCACGGGGGAAGATTTTAATCCCGTTCCCGATTTCGAGATCAAGCCGATCGAAGGGCCTGGGAGAAAGTGGACGACCGAAACCGCGATCCAACAATCGGCGAACAAGTTCAATCAAGCCGATTTCGAACGCGGCCGCAGCCTCTATTTCGCAACCAGTTGTGGCAAGTGCCATCGCGTCGGCGGCTTGGGCGGCAGCATCGGTCCCGATCTGACGAGCATCCGAAACAAATTCGATGTCCGCTACTTGGTCGAACACATTATCGAACCAAGCAAGGTGATTTCGGATCAATACCAATCGTCGGTCGTGCTGACCCTGGATGGGCGTTCGATCACCGGATTGGTCTCCGAGGAGGATGGGAAGCTGGTGATCTTCCCCGCCGACGCCAATGCCGACCCGGTGGTTGTCGATGCGGACGATGTCGATGAAGTCCGGTCTTCACCTGTGTCGCAAATGCCGGTAGGCTTAATCGACGGCTTAAACCCCGATGAGCTTCGCGATCTGCTTGCTTATCTAATGAGCGGCGGCGATCCGAAGGAGACCAAAGTCTACGGAAAACGCTAA